From Aquamicrobium lusatiense, the proteins below share one genomic window:
- the rpoD gene encoding RNA polymerase sigma factor RpoD: MATKEKEEVETEREGTTDGPLLDLSDDAVKKMIKVAKKRGYVTMDELNAVMPSEEVTSEQIEDTMAMLSDMGINVVEDDEQAEDGENEASEDDPQEVAEQTGTAVATVAKKEPTDRTDDPVRMYLREMGSVELLSREGEIAIAKRIEAGRETMIAGLCESPLTFQAIIIWRDELNESKILLREIIDLEATYAGPEAKQAPVVERTDEDNKPKAEEKPRRGRGEDDDITNVGGDTRGEEEEEEEDEANLSLAAMEAELRPQVMETLDVIADTYKKLRKLQDQQVENRLAAAGTLSPSQDRRLKELKDQLITAVKSLSLNQARIEALVEQLYDINKRLVQNEGKLLRLAESYGVRREEFLKEYQGTELDPNWTKAIANLSSRGWKEFYQNEKDTIRDIRGEIQNLATETAISILEFRKIVNQVQKGEREAAIAKKEMVEANLRLVISIAKKYTNRGLQFLDLIQEGNIGLMKAVDKFEYRRGYKFSTYATWWIRQAITRSIADQARTIRIPVHMIETINKIVRTSRQMLHEIGREPTPEELAEKLAMPLEKVRKVLKIAKEPISLETPVGDEEDSHLGDFIEDKGAILPIDAAIQANLRETTTRVLASLTPREERVLRMRFGIGMNTDHTLEEVGQQFSVTRERIRQIEAKALRKLKHPSRSRKLRSFLDS; the protein is encoded by the coding sequence ATGGCGACAAAGGAAAAGGAAGAGGTCGAGACCGAGCGCGAGGGCACAACCGACGGCCCGCTGCTCGACCTTTCCGACGATGCTGTCAAGAAGATGATCAAGGTCGCGAAGAAGCGCGGCTATGTCACCATGGACGAGCTGAACGCCGTCATGCCCTCCGAGGAGGTCACTTCCGAGCAGATCGAAGACACGATGGCCATGCTGTCCGATATGGGCATCAACGTCGTGGAAGACGATGAACAGGCCGAAGATGGCGAGAACGAGGCTTCGGAGGACGATCCTCAGGAAGTCGCCGAGCAGACCGGAACCGCTGTCGCGACCGTCGCCAAGAAGGAGCCGACCGACCGCACCGACGACCCCGTGCGCATGTATCTGCGCGAAATGGGCTCGGTGGAGTTGCTGTCGCGCGAGGGCGAAATCGCCATCGCCAAGCGCATCGAGGCTGGCCGCGAAACGATGATCGCGGGCCTGTGCGAAAGCCCGCTGACTTTCCAGGCCATCATCATCTGGCGCGATGAGCTGAACGAATCCAAGATCCTGCTGCGCGAGATCATCGATCTCGAAGCCACCTATGCCGGCCCCGAGGCCAAGCAGGCGCCGGTGGTGGAGCGCACCGACGAGGACAACAAGCCCAAGGCCGAGGAAAAGCCGCGCCGTGGCCGTGGCGAGGACGACGACATCACCAATGTCGGCGGCGATACGCGCGGCGAGGAAGAGGAAGAGGAAGAAGACGAGGCCAACCTGTCGCTGGCCGCCATGGAGGCGGAACTGCGGCCGCAGGTCATGGAGACGCTCGACGTCATCGCCGACACCTACAAGAAGCTGCGCAAGCTGCAGGACCAGCAGGTGGAAAACCGTCTGGCCGCCGCCGGCACGCTGTCGCCCAGCCAGGACCGCCGCCTGAAGGAGCTGAAGGACCAGCTTATCACGGCGGTGAAGTCACTGTCGCTCAATCAGGCCCGCATCGAGGCGCTGGTCGAGCAGCTTTACGACATCAACAAGCGTCTGGTGCAGAACGAGGGCAAGCTGCTGCGTCTGGCCGAGAGCTATGGCGTGCGCCGCGAGGAATTCCTGAAGGAATATCAGGGCACCGAGCTTGATCCCAACTGGACCAAGGCGATCGCCAATCTCTCCAGCCGCGGCTGGAAGGAGTTCTACCAGAACGAGAAGGACACGATCCGCGACATTCGCGGCGAGATCCAGAACCTCGCCACCGAGACGGCGATCTCGATCCTCGAATTCCGCAAGATCGTCAATCAGGTGCAGAAGGGCGAGCGCGAGGCGGCCATCGCCAAGAAGGAAATGGTCGAGGCAAACCTGCGCCTCGTCATCTCCATCGCCAAGAAGTACACGAACCGCGGCCTGCAGTTCCTTGACCTCATTCAGGAAGGCAATATCGGCCTGATGAAGGCGGTGGACAAGTTCGAGTACCGGCGCGGCTACAAGTTTTCAACTTACGCGACATGGTGGATTCGTCAGGCGATCACCCGTTCGATCGCCGATCAGGCGCGCACCATCCGCATTCCGGTGCACATGATCGAGACGATCAACAAGATCGTGCGCACCTCGCGCCAGATGCTGCACGAGATCGGCCGCGAGCCGACCCCGGAGGAACTGGCGGAAAAGCTCGCCATGCCGCTGGAAAAGGTGCGCAAGGTTCTCAAGATCGCCAAGGAGCCGATCTCACTCGAAACCCCGGTGGGCGACGAGGAAGATTCGCATCTCGGCGATTTCATCGAGGACAAGGGCGCGATCCTGCCGATCGACGCGGCCATTCAGGCCAATTTGCGCGAGACGACGACGCGCGTGCTGGCTTCTCTGACGCCGCGCGAGGAGCGCGTGCTGCGCATGCGCTTCGGCATCGGCATGAACACTGACCATACGCTGGAGGAAGTCGGCCAGCAGTTCTCGGTGACGCGCGAGCGCATCCGCCAGATCGAGGCCAAGGCTCTGCGCAAGCTCAAGCATCCGAGCCGCTCCCGCAAGCTGCGCTCGTTCCTCGACAGCTAA
- the dnaG gene encoding DNA primase, whose translation MRFSPSFLDEIRDRVPISSVIGTRVTWDRRKTNAPKGDWWACCPFHGEKSPSFHCEDRKGRYHCFGCGVSGDHFKFLTELDGLSFPEAVERVADMAGVPMPARDVQAEAREKQRAELTDVMEMATAFFEERLQASEGAKARAYLRDRGLTPATQQSFRLGYAPESRNALKEYLASRGVGRDEIEACGLVVHGQDVPVSYDRFRDRIMFPIPDSRGRIIAFGGRAMSPDAPAKYLNSPETELFHKGNVLYNFARARKAVARGETVLVVEGYMDVIALAQAGFENAVAPLGTALTENQIELLWRMTREPVLCFDGDAAGLKAAWRAADLVLPLIQPERTARFALLPDGKDPDDLVRSEGADAFRTVLNEARPLADMLWTRETSNGVFETPERRAELEKTLRELAGRIRDESVRFHYNQEMRDRVQNFFGAQRNRQQGQGRGQGRGQGNFQNGFKGPGPWSRQGGGRNAITESLGRSALVKRGGEVMTAREATIMVALINHPALIDEFFEHIEFLDLANGDLRKLHAALLDALAHDMANEKQAVIEAIGRAGCAEIWERAEALMRRTRQWPALEGAALDDARDAFAQALHLHRSARTLHKELKQAEAALASEPTDENYRRLVEIQAQFRDVQATEALIEGFGVLSGRAGRS comes from the coding sequence ATGCGCTTCTCGCCCTCATTCCTCGACGAAATACGCGACCGCGTGCCGATCTCCTCGGTCATCGGCACGCGGGTGACGTGGGACCGCAGGAAAACCAACGCGCCGAAGGGCGACTGGTGGGCCTGCTGCCCGTTCCACGGCGAGAAATCTCCGAGCTTCCACTGCGAGGACCGCAAGGGCCGCTACCATTGCTTCGGCTGCGGCGTTTCGGGCGACCATTTCAAGTTCCTGACCGAGCTGGACGGCTTAAGCTTTCCCGAGGCGGTGGAGCGCGTGGCCGACATGGCGGGCGTGCCGATGCCGGCGCGCGACGTTCAGGCCGAGGCGCGCGAGAAGCAGCGGGCCGAACTCACCGACGTCATGGAAATGGCGACGGCCTTTTTCGAGGAGCGGCTGCAGGCTTCGGAGGGGGCAAAGGCGCGCGCCTATCTGCGCGACCGTGGCCTCACGCCGGCGACGCAGCAATCGTTTCGGCTTGGCTATGCGCCCGAGAGCCGCAATGCGCTTAAAGAGTATCTGGCTTCACGCGGGGTCGGCCGCGACGAGATCGAGGCTTGCGGCCTTGTCGTGCACGGGCAGGACGTTCCCGTCTCCTATGACCGCTTTCGCGACCGCATCATGTTTCCGATCCCGGATTCGCGTGGGCGCATCATCGCTTTCGGCGGGCGCGCCATGTCGCCGGACGCGCCGGCCAAATATCTGAACTCGCCGGAGACCGAACTCTTCCACAAGGGCAATGTGCTCTACAATTTCGCCCGTGCCCGCAAGGCGGTGGCGCGCGGCGAGACGGTTCTGGTGGTGGAAGGCTACATGGACGTGATCGCGCTGGCGCAGGCCGGTTTCGAGAACGCCGTGGCGCCGCTCGGCACGGCGCTGACGGAAAACCAGATCGAGCTTCTGTGGCGGATGACGCGCGAGCCGGTGCTGTGCTTCGACGGCGACGCTGCCGGGCTCAAGGCGGCGTGGCGGGCGGCCGATCTGGTGCTGCCGCTGATCCAGCCTGAGCGCACGGCGCGTTTCGCGCTGCTGCCGGACGGCAAGGACCCCGACGATCTGGTGCGCAGCGAGGGCGCGGACGCCTTCCGCACCGTGCTGAACGAGGCACGGCCGCTGGCCGACATGCTGTGGACGCGCGAGACTTCCAACGGGGTTTTCGAGACGCCGGAACGGCGGGCCGAGCTGGAAAAGACGCTGCGCGAGCTGGCCGGCCGCATCCGCGACGAAAGCGTGCGCTTCCACTACAATCAGGAAATGCGCGACCGGGTGCAGAATTTCTTCGGCGCGCAGCGCAACCGTCAGCAGGGGCAGGGGCGCGGTCAGGGGCGCGGGCAGGGCAATTTCCAGAACGGCTTCAAGGGGCCGGGCCCGTGGTCGCGGCAGGGCGGCGGCCGCAACGCCATCACCGAAAGCCTCGGGCGCTCGGCGCTGGTGAAGCGCGGCGGCGAGGTGATGACGGCGCGCGAGGCCACGATCATGGTGGCGCTCATCAATCATCCGGCGCTGATCGACGAGTTTTTCGAGCATATCGAGTTCCTCGACCTCGCCAATGGCGACCTGCGCAAGCTGCATGCCGCACTTCTGGATGCGCTGGCCCATGACATGGCCAACGAGAAGCAGGCGGTGATCGAGGCGATTGGCCGGGCCGGATGCGCCGAAATATGGGAGCGCGCCGAGGCGCTGATGCGGCGCACGCGGCAATGGCCGGCGCTGGAGGGGGCCGCTCTCGACGATGCGCGCGACGCCTTCGCGCAGGCCTTGCACTTGCACCGCAGCGCGCGCACTCTACATAAGGAGCTGAAGCAGGCCGAGGCCGCGCTCGCCAGCGAGCCCACAGATGAGAATTACAGGCGCCTTGTCGAGATACAGGCGCAATTCCGGGATGTGCAGGCGACGGAGGCCCTGATCGAAGGCTTCGGAGTGTTGTCGGGACGAGCCGGCAGGAGTTAG
- a CDS encoding RcnB family protein, protein MKRIILSLMAISMLAATSLQGQAAPINRPAAPQAELVQVDYRKPVQGQNHKKPVYNNAKKKPAPKYDNRRDNGRYGNHHTAKKPNYAKQHNWKRGQRYSDWRRHPPVRDYQRHGLKRPAPGQQWIKVDNDYLLVGLATGLIAGVIAAR, encoded by the coding sequence ATGAAACGCATCATTCTCTCGCTGATGGCCATCTCGATGCTGGCTGCGACTTCGCTTCAGGGGCAGGCCGCTCCGATCAACAGGCCGGCAGCACCGCAGGCCGAACTGGTTCAGGTCGACTACCGCAAGCCCGTGCAAGGGCAGAACCACAAAAAGCCTGTCTACAACAACGCCAAGAAGAAGCCTGCGCCCAAGTACGACAACCGCCGCGACAATGGCCGTTATGGCAACCACCACACGGCGAAGAAGCCGAATTATGCGAAGCAGCATAACTGGAAGCGCGGCCAGCGCTATTCCGACTGGCGCCGCCACCCGCCGGTGCGCGACTATCAGCGCCACGGTCTGAAGCGCCCGGCACCGGGCCAGCAGTGGATCAAGGTCGATAACGACTATCTGCTGGTCGGGCTCGCCACGGGGCTGATCGCCGGGGTGATCGCAGCGCGGTAA
- a CDS encoding Na/Pi cotransporter family protein produces the protein MTGSVVLIHLAGAVALMLYATRLVKTGVERAYGDVLRHKLRATLQNPIMAVLAGTGLAIALQSSTAVTLLVGSFAGAGIVSGLAGQLAVRGAEIGSALVAKLLTYDLTLLVPLCLIIGTFLFMATESRDWRQKGRILVGVGLLILSLEMIGQASEPLRESPLMPMIINYFSGDPITAYLLAALITWLFQSSIASVLLMATMAGRGLITPELGVVLVLGVNLGSSIIAPMLTRNSEPGVRIVPVGNLLMRGMGSIVMLVLVMTFKPQIGFLGATASDQIVNAHILFNVIILIAGLPLAGLVYRASEKIVALGAKQAAEPVQVTELSALSETALSSPPQALANATREVVRVCETVEIMLKRIIELYENADEDKINALAALDDRVDERHAAIKIYLAKLIRNPLTEDQALRCQELIGACVKLEQVGDIIVRNMLVHVRKKMALNLEFTPEGWQEITAFHSAVLANARLTFNVLVSRDTETARQLVQEKDRLRDMEREASNSHFLRLRDGTLKSIETSSIHLDTLRDLKQINSLLTSIVYPVLEERGLLRGSRLRAS, from the coding sequence ATGACCGGATCCGTCGTCCTCATCCATCTGGCTGGCGCCGTAGCGCTGATGCTCTATGCCACCCGGCTGGTGAAGACGGGCGTCGAGCGCGCCTATGGCGATGTGCTGCGCCACAAGCTGCGCGCAACCTTGCAGAACCCGATCATGGCCGTACTGGCGGGCACCGGCCTTGCCATCGCCCTGCAAAGCTCCACCGCCGTCACCCTGCTCGTCGGCTCTTTTGCCGGTGCGGGCATCGTGTCCGGCCTCGCCGGCCAGCTTGCCGTGCGCGGGGCCGAGATCGGCTCGGCGCTGGTGGCCAAGCTTCTGACCTATGATCTGACCTTGCTGGTGCCGCTCTGCCTCATCATCGGCACATTCCTGTTCATGGCCACGGAAAGCCGCGACTGGCGCCAGAAGGGCCGCATTCTGGTCGGCGTCGGCCTGCTCATCCTGTCGCTTGAAATGATCGGCCAGGCATCGGAACCGCTGCGCGAAAGCCCGCTGATGCCGATGATCATCAACTACTTCTCGGGCGACCCGATCACCGCCTATCTTCTGGCGGCACTGATCACATGGCTGTTCCAGTCCTCCATCGCCTCCGTGCTTTTGATGGCGACCATGGCCGGACGCGGCCTGATCACGCCGGAACTCGGCGTGGTTCTGGTGCTGGGCGTCAATCTCGGCTCCTCCATCATCGCCCCGATGCTGACCCGCAATTCCGAGCCCGGGGTGCGCATCGTGCCGGTCGGCAATCTTCTGATGCGCGGCATGGGCTCCATCGTCATGCTGGTTCTGGTCATGACGTTCAAGCCGCAGATCGGTTTTCTCGGCGCCACCGCATCGGACCAGATCGTCAACGCGCACATCCTGTTCAACGTCATCATCCTGATCGCCGGCCTGCCGCTGGCCGGTCTCGTCTACCGCGCCTCGGAAAAAATCGTGGCGCTCGGCGCAAAGCAGGCGGCAGAGCCGGTGCAGGTCACGGAACTGTCGGCCCTGTCGGAGACGGCACTGTCCAGTCCGCCGCAGGCGCTGGCCAACGCCACGCGCGAGGTAGTGCGCGTGTGCGAGACCGTCGAGATCATGCTCAAGCGCATCATCGAGCTTTACGAGAATGCCGACGAGGACAAGATCAACGCGCTGGCAGCCCTCGACGACCGCGTCGACGAGCGCCATGCCGCCATAAAAATTTATCTGGCGAAGCTGATCCGCAATCCGCTCACCGAGGATCAGGCGCTGCGCTGCCAGGAACTGATCGGTGCCTGCGTCAAGCTGGAGCAGGTCGGCGACATCATCGTGCGCAACATGCTGGTCCATGTGCGCAAGAAGATGGCGCTCAATCTGGAATTCACGCCGGAAGGCTGGCAGGAAATCACCGCCTTCCACAGCGCCGTTCTCGCCAATGCCCGCCTCACCTTCAACGTTCTGGTGTCACGCGACACGGAAACCGCGCGCCAGCTCGTTCAGGAAAAGGACCGGCTGCGCGACATGGAGCGCGAGGCTAGCAACAGCCACTTCCTGCGCCTGCGCGACGGCACGCTGAAGTCGATCGAAACGAGTTCCATCCACCTCGACACGCTGCGCGACCTCAAGCAGATCAACTCGCTGTTGACCTCCATAGTCTATCCGGTTCTGGAAGAGCGCGGCCTGCTGCGCGGCTCGCGCCTGCGCGCAAGCTGA
- a CDS encoding Rrf2 family transcriptional regulator, protein MKRDSKLSGILHVLLHMAEHREPVTSEVLARAMNTNPVVIRRIMAGLREQGYVRSEKGHGGGWVLACDLSRITLRDIYDAIGQPALLAMGNRTETPGCLVEQAVNAALGAAFDDAEAHLLARFGEVTLAMLSEDFHRRFAVHGGAHDLETIHAP, encoded by the coding sequence ATGAAAAGAGACAGCAAACTTTCCGGCATCCTCCACGTTCTCCTGCACATGGCCGAGCACAGGGAACCCGTCACCTCCGAAGTGCTGGCGCGGGCCATGAACACCAACCCGGTGGTCATCCGCCGCATCATGGCCGGCCTGCGCGAGCAAGGCTATGTGCGCTCGGAAAAGGGCCATGGTGGCGGCTGGGTGCTGGCTTGCGATCTCTCCCGCATCACCCTGCGCGACATTTATGATGCGATCGGCCAGCCGGCCCTGCTCGCCATGGGCAATCGCACCGAAACGCCGGGCTGCCTGGTCGAGCAGGCCGTCAACGCAGCCCTTGGCGCTGCCTTCGACGACGCCGAGGCACACCTGCTCGCCCGTTTCGGCGAGGTGACGCTGGCCATGCTCAGCGAGGATTTTCACCGCCGTTTTGCCGTCCATGGCGGCGCCCACGATCTGGAGACAATTCATGCTCCCTGA
- a CDS encoding NAD(P)/FAD-dependent oxidoreductase — MLPDTAIRAGAPAQYDAIIIGGSFAGLSAATYIARARRSVCIVDAGAPRNRFAAHSHGFLAQDGSDPAAILATARAQVSAYPTARFISARATDASSEKDGFRIDLDDGTTLHGRKLVLAYGLSDDLPAIPGLAERWGASVIHCPYCHGYEFSGQRLGVLASTPMSAHQAMLVAEWGPVTFYLNGQPAPDPQELAELEQRGVAIEPAAVTALHGDLPHLSGIELANGRIDPLDALYVGPRTRFNSDIAQKLGCAVDEHAAGTFIRTDSLKETTVPGIYAAGDIARGAHSVAWACGDGVMAGVATHRSLVFG; from the coding sequence ATGCTCCCTGACACAGCCATCCGCGCCGGGGCTCCCGCGCAATATGACGCCATCATCATCGGCGGCAGCTTTGCCGGCCTGTCCGCAGCCACCTACATCGCCCGCGCCCGCCGCTCCGTCTGCATCGTCGATGCCGGCGCGCCGCGCAACCGCTTCGCCGCCCACTCGCACGGCTTTCTGGCGCAGGACGGCAGCGACCCCGCCGCCATCCTCGCCACCGCCCGCGCGCAGGTCAGCGCCTACCCCACGGCGCGCTTCATCAGCGCCCGCGCCACCGATGCCAGCAGCGAAAAAGACGGTTTCCGCATCGATCTGGACGATGGCACCACGCTCCATGGCCGCAAGCTGGTCCTCGCCTACGGTCTGAGCGACGATCTGCCCGCTATTCCCGGACTGGCGGAGCGCTGGGGCGCGTCCGTCATCCATTGCCCCTATTGCCATGGCTATGAATTTTCAGGCCAGCGCCTCGGCGTTCTCGCCTCCACGCCCATGTCTGCGCATCAGGCCATGCTGGTGGCGGAATGGGGGCCGGTGACCTTCTATCTCAACGGCCAGCCCGCCCCGGACCCACAGGAACTCGCCGAACTGGAACAGCGCGGCGTCGCCATCGAACCCGCCGCCGTCACAGCCCTGCATGGCGACCTGCCGCATCTGTCCGGCATCGAACTGGCAAACGGGCGCATCGATCCGCTGGATGCGCTCTATGTCGGCCCGCGCACCCGCTTCAACAGCGACATCGCGCAAAAACTCGGCTGCGCCGTCGATGAGCATGCCGCCGGGACCTTCATCCGCACCGATTCCCTGAAGGAAACCACCGTTCCCGGCATCTATGCCGCAGGCGACATTGCGCGCGGCGCGCACTCCGTCGCCTGGGCCTGCGGCGATGGTGTCATGGCCGGCGTGGCCACGCACCGCTCGCTCGTGTTCGGGTGA
- a CDS encoding GatB/YqeY domain-containing protein: protein MRERLMDEVKTAMKAGDKFRLTTLRLIQAAIKDRDIANRGVGKEAAGADELAQLLAKMVKQREDSAKAFDDGGRPELAAKEREEIVVIRDFMPRQMDEAETEAAIRAAIAETGAASVKDMGKVMAALRENYAGQMDFGKASGTIKSLLG, encoded by the coding sequence ATGCGCGAACGGCTGATGGACGAAGTGAAAACGGCGATGAAGGCGGGCGACAAGTTCCGCCTGACCACGCTGCGGCTGATTCAGGCGGCAATCAAGGACCGCGACATTGCCAATCGCGGCGTCGGCAAGGAAGCCGCGGGCGCGGACGAACTGGCGCAGCTTCTGGCCAAGATGGTCAAGCAGCGCGAGGACTCGGCAAAAGCCTTCGACGATGGTGGTCGGCCGGAACTGGCGGCCAAGGAGCGCGAGGAGATCGTGGTGATCCGCGATTTCATGCCCCGCCAGATGGACGAGGCCGAGACGGAAGCGGCGATCCGCGCGGCAATCGCCGAAACGGGGGCCGCAAGCGTCAAGGACATGGGCAAGGTGATGGCCGCCTTGCGCGAAAACTATGCCGGCCAGATGGATTTCGGCAAGGCGAGCGGAACGATCAAGAGCCTGCTCGGCTGA
- the carA gene encoding glutamine-hydrolyzing carbamoyl-phosphate synthase small subunit has translation MASTAPWVSEKPTALLVLADGTVIEGRGLGASGEAIGEVCFNTALTGYQEILTDPSYAGQIVTFTFPHIGNVGVNDEDEESLAPISRAGAVGAIFKADISTPSNYRSTGGLNEWLEKRGIVAMSGIDTRALTALLRDKGVADAVIAHAPDGNFDIETLKKKAAGWSGLVGLDLAKDVTSGQSSLWEETPWVWNEGYGEQGEPSMHIVAVDFGVKRNILRLLAGLGAKVTVVPATAAAQDILALQPDGIFLSNGPGDPAATGDYAVPTLRELLKTDIPIFGICLGHQILALAAGGNTVKMHQGHHGANHPVKDHTTGKVEIVSMNHGFAVDTASLPEGVTETHVSLFDGSNCGITIVGKPVFSVQHHPEASPGSQDSHYLFRRFANLIRARKGEPALAERA, from the coding sequence ATGGCCAGCACTGCCCCCTGGGTTTCGGAAAAGCCGACCGCCCTGCTCGTCCTCGCCGACGGAACGGTGATCGAGGGCCGCGGCCTCGGCGCTTCGGGTGAGGCAATCGGCGAGGTCTGCTTCAACACCGCGCTCACCGGCTATCAGGAAATCCTCACCGATCCCTCTTATGCCGGCCAGATCGTCACCTTCACCTTCCCACATATCGGCAATGTCGGCGTCAATGACGAAGACGAGGAAAGCCTGGCGCCCATCTCGCGTGCCGGCGCCGTCGGCGCCATCTTCAAGGCCGACATCTCCACCCCCTCGAACTACCGCTCCACCGGCGGCCTGAACGAATGGCTGGAAAAGCGCGGCATCGTCGCCATGTCGGGCATCGACACCCGCGCGCTCACCGCTCTGCTGCGCGACAAGGGCGTGGCCGATGCCGTCATCGCCCATGCGCCGGACGGCAATTTCGACATCGAGACGCTGAAGAAGAAGGCCGCCGGCTGGTCGGGCCTCGTCGGCCTCGACCTTGCAAAGGACGTCACCAGCGGCCAGTCCAGCCTGTGGGAAGAAACGCCCTGGGTGTGGAACGAAGGCTATGGTGAGCAGGGTGAGCCCTCCATGCACATCGTCGCCGTCGACTTCGGCGTCAAGCGCAACATATTGCGCCTGCTGGCCGGCCTTGGCGCGAAGGTCACGGTGGTGCCCGCCACCGCTGCCGCGCAGGACATCCTGGCCCTTCAGCCGGATGGCATCTTCCTCTCCAACGGCCCCGGAGATCCGGCCGCCACCGGCGACTATGCGGTGCCGACGCTTCGCGAGCTGCTGAAAACCGACATTCCGATCTTCGGCATCTGCCTCGGCCACCAGATCCTGGCGCTCGCCGCCGGCGGCAACACGGTCAAGATGCATCAGGGCCATCACGGCGCCAACCATCCGGTCAAGGACCACACCACCGGCAAGGTCGAGATCGTGTCCATGAACCACGGTTTTGCCGTCGATACCGCCTCGCTGCCGGAAGGCGTGACGGAAACCCATGTCTCGCTGTTCGACGGCTCGAACTGCGGCATCACCATCGTCGGCAAGCCGGTCTTCTCGGTGCAGCACCACCCTGAAGCCTCACCCGGCTCGCAGGATTCGCACTACCTCTTCCGCCGCTTCGCCAATCTCATTCGCGCCCGCAAGGGTGAGCCGGCTCTGGCCGAGCGGGCCTGA
- a CDS encoding TCR/Tet family MFS transporter, whose translation MVEAGTARRGLALVFTILLLDIVGFGIIMPVLPAFLQELSGVDVSAAAREGGWLLFVYAAMQFVFAPVIGNLSDRFGRRPVLLASVFTFAIDNLICAIAWSYPMLFIGRVLAGISGGSHSTASAFIADISTDENRARNFGLLGIAFGVGFVIGPVLGGILGEFGPRVPFFFAAGLAFANFIVAFFFLPETLEAKHRRPFEWRRASPLGALRQMRNYPGIGWLGLVFFLMMLGHMVYPSVWAFVSDYRYGWSERQIGLSLGLFGLCGAVIMATVLPRVVPVLGEWRTAAIGLAFTAIAAFGYAAAWQGWMIYAVIVATCMEALSEPPLRSLAAAQVPPSSQGELQGAITSLFSVTAIIAPLIYTNIFSWFTGPAAPVEFGGASYVVAGLFLSGALLVLVTKVRAPQSKTAAMEAAAEN comes from the coding sequence ATGGTCGAAGCCGGAACAGCACGGCGCGGGCTTGCCCTCGTCTTCACCATATTGCTGCTCGACATTGTCGGCTTCGGCATCATCATGCCGGTGCTGCCGGCGTTCCTGCAGGAATTGTCGGGGGTCGACGTGAGCGCAGCGGCGCGGGAGGGCGGATGGCTGCTGTTCGTCTATGCCGCCATGCAGTTCGTGTTCGCGCCGGTGATCGGCAATCTCTCGGACCGCTTCGGACGCCGCCCGGTGCTGCTGGCCTCGGTGTTCACCTTCGCCATCGACAATCTGATCTGCGCCATCGCGTGGTCCTATCCCATGCTGTTCATCGGCCGGGTGCTGGCCGGTATCAGCGGCGGCAGCCATTCGACGGCGTCGGCCTTCATCGCCGACATCAGCACCGACGAGAACCGGGCGCGCAATTTCGGGCTGCTGGGCATCGCTTTCGGCGTCGGTTTCGTCATCGGGCCGGTGCTGGGCGGCATCCTTGGCGAATTTGGTCCCCGCGTTCCCTTCTTTTTCGCGGCGGGGCTGGCCTTCGCCAATTTCATCGTCGCCTTCTTCTTCCTGCCCGAAACGCTGGAGGCGAAGCATCGCCGGCCTTTCGAGTGGCGGCGGGCGAGCCCGCTCGGCGCGCTGCGGCAGATGCGCAACTATCCGGGCATCGGCTGGCTGGGGCTGGTGTTCTTCCTGATGATGCTCGGCCACATGGTCTACCCTTCGGTATGGGCCTTCGTCAGCGACTATCGCTATGGCTGGAGCGAACGCCAGATCGGCCTGTCGCTGGGACTGTTCGGCCTGTGCGGGGCGGTGATCATGGCGACCGTGCTGCCGCGCGTGGTGCCGGTGCTGGGCGAATGGCGCACCGCCGCCATCGGGCTTGCCTTCACGGCGATCGCGGCGTTCGGCTATGCCGCAGCATGGCAGGGCTGGATGATCTATGCGGTGATCGTGGCGACCTGCATGGAGGCACTGTCGGAGCCTCCGCTGCGCAGCCTTGCCGCCGCACAGGTACCGCCGTCCTCGCAGGGCGAGTTGCAGGGTGCGATCACCAGCCTGTTCTCGGTCACAGCCATCATCGCGCCGCTCATCTACACCAACATCTTCTCGTGGTTCACCGGGCCGGCCGCGCCGGTGGAATTCGGCGGGGCTTCCTATGTGGTGGCCGGCCTGTTCCTGAGCGGTGCGCTGCTGGTGCTGGTGACGAAGGTGCGCGCGCCGCAAAGCAAAACGGCGGCCATGGAGGCCGCCGCCGAAAACTGA